In one Bacillus sp. PK3_68 genomic region, the following are encoded:
- the sdaAA gene encoding L-serine ammonia-lyase, iron-sulfur-dependent, subunit alpha: MEILSMKQLLKSCEKEQKSIGEVMLLLEEKKSGKNQQTILRMMEERLIKMKEAVDSGTEDSSSAPSGISGGDAVKMRDYVRGGKTLTGSYISQAMTFSLATSESNARMGVIVATPTAGAAGILPGVLFSLHHNDGTPFKELVMGLFTASMLGYVIANRSFISGAAGGCQAEVGSAAAMAAGTITELKGGSPEQAVHATAIAMKSLLGLVCDPVAGLVEVPCIKRNAIGTSIAFSAADLALAGVESRIPCDEVIEAMYKVGKDMPRTLRETALGGLAMTETGQRIKEQLFCSKK, translated from the coding sequence ATGGAGATCTTATCAATGAAACAGCTTCTGAAGTCTTGTGAAAAGGAGCAGAAAAGTATCGGTGAAGTGATGCTGCTGCTAGAAGAAAAGAAATCAGGCAAAAATCAACAAACGATTCTTCGCATGATGGAAGAACGGCTCATCAAAATGAAGGAAGCGGTCGACAGTGGAACGGAGGATTCCTCATCCGCGCCGAGCGGAATTTCCGGAGGAGATGCCGTAAAAATGCGAGATTACGTACGCGGAGGAAAAACGCTTACAGGCAGCTATATTAGTCAGGCGATGACTTTCTCACTGGCTACTTCGGAAAGCAATGCCAGAATGGGAGTCATTGTGGCTACGCCCACTGCCGGAGCAGCAGGCATTTTGCCAGGCGTGCTCTTTTCGCTTCATCACAATGACGGAACGCCCTTTAAGGAGTTGGTTATGGGACTGTTTACCGCCAGCATGCTCGGCTATGTGATTGCTAATCGTTCGTTTATTTCCGGGGCTGCTGGAGGATGCCAGGCGGAAGTGGGCTCGGCAGCCGCCATGGCTGCTGGCACCATCACTGAATTAAAGGGCGGCAGCCCAGAGCAAGCTGTGCATGCAACGGCGATAGCGATGAAGTCTCTCTTAGGATTGGTTTGTGATCCGGTGGCAGGGCTTGTTGAAGTGCCTTGCATTAAACGGAATGCGATCGGTACATCCATTGCTTTTTCGGCTGCAGACTTGGCTCTTGCAGGAGTAGAAAGCCGCATTCCATGTGATGAGGTAATTGAGGCAATGTACAAAGTGGGGAAAGATATGCCAAGAACATTAAGAGAAACGGCTCTTGGCGGTCTTGCTATGACTGAGACTGGTCAGAGGATAAAAGAACAGCTCTTCTGCAGTAAGAAATAA
- a CDS encoding serine dehydratase beta chain — protein sequence MEFQSCFDIIGPIMVGPSSSHTAGVVSIGKFIYEWLGGCPEEADIVFYDSFAETYQGHGTDKALLGGLLGMGTDDSGIRDALKRAGEVGLDYTIEPQGSCLFFDHPNTAMVTARRGNQLVKVGGASLGGGLSKIFMINGRMVDIRLSTSDDFSVLARNYQIYRLREEIARNA from the coding sequence ATGGAATTTCAAAGCTGCTTTGACATTATCGGGCCTATTATGGTAGGGCCGTCAAGTTCTCACACCGCTGGCGTTGTATCGATTGGCAAATTTATTTATGAATGGTTGGGCGGGTGTCCTGAAGAGGCGGATATTGTCTTCTATGATTCCTTTGCTGAAACCTATCAAGGGCATGGAACGGATAAAGCACTGCTTGGCGGTTTACTTGGCATGGGGACGGATGACTCGGGCATTCGGGATGCTCTGAAGCGGGCCGGGGAGGTTGGCCTGGATTATACGATTGAGCCGCAAGGAAGCTGCTTATTTTTTGACCATCCGAACACGGCTATGGTTACAGCTAGACGGGGGAACCAGCTTGTAAAAGTAGGCGGTGCTTCTCTCGGAGGCGGGTTATCGAAAATCTTTATGATCAACGGCCGAATGGTCGATATTCGTTTGAGCACGAGCGATGATTTTTCGGTGCTGGCTAGAAACTATCAGATATATCGATTAAGAGAAGAAATTGCGAGGAATGCCTGA